Below is a window of Streptomyces sp. WMMB303 DNA.
CCTGGACATCGAGGGCAAGAAGCAGCTCGTCATCCCCAAGGCCGTCCAGCGCGAGGCCATCCGCCAGTTCCTCGTCCACGTCGACCTGCTGGTCGTCAAGAAGGGCGAGAAGGTCCAGGTCGAGGTCCCCATCCACATCGAGGGCGAGCTGGCACCGGGCCAGAACCTGATCGAGCACGTGTACAACACGCTGCCGGTCGAGGCCGAGGCCACCCACATCCCGGAGTCGGTCACCGTCTCCGTCGAGGGCATGGACGTCGGCGACCAGGTCCTGGCCAAGGACATCGCGCTGCCCGGCAACACCACGCTGGCCATCGAGGGCGACGAGACCGTCATCTCCGTCCTCGCCGCCCAGGCCGAGGAGCCCTCCGCCGAGGGCGAGGAAGGCGAGGGCGAGGAAGGCGCGGCGAGCGCCGAGTAAGCTCCCGCATCCCACGCCCCCGCGACCCGCGGGGACGCGCATCCAGCGGATCGGTGCGGGTGGGACGCGGCCCGGCGGCCACGTCCCACCCGCACCCCCGGGCTCCCGGACCCCACCGGTGCCCGGCGGACATCCCACGACCGGAGGACCACGTATGCCGGCCACCACCCCGTGGCTCATCGCCGGACTCGGCAACCCGGGCCCCGACTACTCGGGCAACCGCCACAACGTGGGCTTCATCGTCGCCGACCTCCTCGCCGGACGGACCGGCGGCAGGTTCAAGTCCCACAAGGCGGGCCGCGCCCAGGTACTCGAGGGCCGCATCGGCATCCCCGGCACCACCAGCACCCGCGTCGTACTCGCCAAACCGATGTCGTACATGAACGTCTCCGGCGGCCCCGTCAAAGCGCTGCTGGACTTCTACGGCATCGGGACCGACCGGCTGCTCGTCATCCACGACGAGCTCGACATCGACTACGGCGCCCTCCGCCTCAAGTTCGGCGGCGGCGACAACGGCCACAACGGCCTCAAGTCCCTCACCAAACTGCTGGGCAGCGACTACTACCGCGTCCGCTTCGGCGTCGGCCGCCCCCCGGGCCGGATGCAGGTCGCCGACTACGTCCTGAAGGACTTCTCCAGCACGGAACGCAAAGAGCTCGACTACTTCGTCGACCGCGCCGCGGACGCCTGCGAAAGCCTGATCACCGACGGCCTGGACCGCGCCCAGAGCACGTACAACACCTGACGCCGCGGGCCGGCGCTCCGCTGCGGGCCAACCCTTTCGGCGGGCCTCGGCTTTGTCCCGCCCCCGCCCCTCCGCCCCCGCTGCCGGACGGGTCGCTCGCACTCGGCGAATCCGCAGCGGACTTCCCACCGCGCTTCGCCCCCTCGATATCCGCCTTCCAGGACCCGCCATCGGCGCCTCCGCAGGCGCTCAACAGCACGAGACCGGACACCGTCAACGTCGATATAGTCCCACCCCTGAATAAGCTCACCGGCGCCCCTCCCCTTCCGTTATGACAACCGGCCCCTCCGGCAGTTCCTCGGCGCCCTTGCATTTGTAGACCTTCTGAGCGAGGGTACGAGCAGCGTAGCCGGTCAGTTCGGCAAGTTTCGAAACATCTTCTCTCGATCCTCCGCGCGCCGACGTTGCTCCCACGTGCAAGTACATTCTGGCATTCGGTTCCTCACTGGATGGGCAGGGAACACGGAGACTGATAGACCCTTTCTCCGCACCGTATTCCCCGTACCCTGCACCAAACTCGGCAACATATTTGCTATTTCTCTCCACTTCACTTCTCGACTTCCCCCATTGCGTGTATTGCACACGGAAATTGACGCTCATATTTCCAGCACTCGTCTCACAAACGACTCCAAGTCCACGCGCCTTCTCCAGCACCCCCGGAAACCCCCGGACGGTATCCTCCTCAAATTCACCGTGCACTCGACCATATGAAGGTTTAACTTGAGCGCTGGAAAAAGTGTCATTACACAGGCGTGCAGGGATCGCAGAATCATCCTGCGCTTTCGACCGAAGCCACCAGAAGACGGAGGCAAAGACGGTCACGACGAGCAGCCCAGTCAGTAAAATAACCTGTTTTTTGAATCGTGGATTCCACTGCCTCGACCCCACTCCGCCTCCCTTCTAGCGGTTAGAGAATCCATCCTCTACATCTTTGTGGACCCTACTGGCCGTCCAAGCGAGTGAGCCTCCTGTCACTCCCGCATGCCTTCCAGCGGTCTTTGTGATCTCTTTCATAACATCCGCTTCACGCTTCTTCTCGCCGGCGAGAAAATCCCTACGACTCTCCGCCACCTCTTCTGCGATCTTTTCGGGGTCTTTTCGGTAGTGATCGAAGACCTGCTCCTGGACAACACCTGCCACCTGCCCTGCCACCTCACTTCCATAGGTCAGGTGGCCGAGCCCCATATCCACGATCGAACCGACCAATTCCTGTTTCTTGTCAAGAGATTCGTTGTAGCGCTCCGCAGTCCCCACTCTGTCCGCAGCCTTCTCGATCCCGTCAGCGCGTCCCTCAGCCGCCTGAGCCGCCACCGCGGCTCCGGGCTCTGCCCCGATGGAAGCAGCATCCCCCAAGTCGTGCCCCTTCGGAGGATCGTGCAGCGCATTTCGCAGCGCTTCTGCCGAGACAGCATGAGAGGCATGGTTGATAGACGCATAACCGTCGGGATCCTGCGAGGCTGTGCGGAGGAAACGGCCAAGCTCATCGCCGTCGAAATCCAGGTCGGCCGCCGCACCTTGCGGAGGGATGATCCCGCTTGGCGTATCCGTGACACCTCGCTGCACGTCACGCATATAGTCGGCAGCCATCGCCCCCATATGCGATTGAAGTGCCTCGAGGTCTCCGCCATGCTCGACCAGGGAAGCGTTCTTCTTATTGCCCAGTCGCTCCACAGCTCGGCTGAAAAGTTCGGCTTGCGGTTCACTGTGCTTCTCCGGCGGACCCTCGTCGCCCGCGGGGCGGCCCGTCGTGGCCGCTTCGAGGGCGCCGCCGAGGGCGTCCTTGCCGAAGGTGGCCTCGTCGTCGTCGCCGTCGTGGGGCCAGTGGCGGGGTTCCTGCGGGTCCTGGCCGGCCTTGTCGCCGAAGAAGTAGTCGAAGTTGTCCAGTCTCTTCGGATGACCGTCCTCGTCGCCGGTGTAGGCGTTGAAGAACTCGGTGGCCGCTCCCGGGGTGTGGCTCAGGCCGGTCATCAGGCCCGCCATGGGGTCGAATCCGGTGCCGCCCTCGGGGTCGAGGTTCAGGACGGCGTCACGGCGGGCGTTGTGGGGGTTGGGCCAGCCTCTGGGGCCGAACTCGTTCTTGCGCTCGGTCTCGACCATGTCGCTGCCGACCGAGGTGAGGAAGTCCTTGCCGTAGTCGCCGTGCCGGAGCATGTTGCCCAGGACCTGGTAGCCGAGGACCTTCTGCTGGGGCATGGAATTCTTGCCCCATTCGTTGCTCTGCGGATCGTGGAGGAGGATGGGCTCCTTGCCGGCTTTCTTCAGCTCCGTCACCCATGCGCTGTCCAGGTGCGGGCCGTCGCCGCCTTTACGGGTGGCCAGGGCGAGGCCGCCGTCCATCGAGTTCTGGATGGTGCGGGAGAGTGCGCGGCGGGTGTCGCCGCCGTCCGTGGAGGCGTCGATGCCCAACTGGCCGTGCAGTTGGAGGGCCTTCTTGGGTCCCAGTTCACGGTAGAAGCCGGTGGCGAACTCCGCGTCCTTGGCGTTGTACTTGGTCAGGTCGCGCAGCCGCTGCAGGTCGGAGGTGCTCAGTTCCTTGCCGTGCGCGGCCAGCTCCAGTTCCTTCTCACCGAGCCGGGCCGCCTCCTTCGCCTGTGCGTCGTCCAGGGAGGTGTATGTGGCGTGGCCGGCGTCGTGCTTGTCCTTGCCGTGGCTCTTGCCGATGTACCGCGCGGCTGAGGTGTCGATTTCGCGCGCCTTGCCGATGAGGAAGTTGAGCCGCGACTCGATGGCGTCGCGGGCTTCGCGCTCCTTCGTGGTGCGCTTCTCGTCGGTGCCGCCCACGTAGTAGCCGCTGGCGGTGACGGCGTCGTCCGTTCCGTACCGGAAGCGGCAGCTGACCGTGCCGTCGCCGTTGTCCGCGATGTGCACATCCAGTTTGTGCGCCTTTTCCCGCTCGCCTTCCACATCTTTCTGGATGTCCGCCAGTTCGCGGTGCGCGTCGTCCATGAGGTTCCAGATGCTCGCGGCTTCGCGCCGCAGGTCCTCGACCTCTTCCGCGATCTTCCGCACGAAGGGGCGTACCGCGTCCGCGTTCAGCCCCGCCCATCGGGCGTTCCGCGCCTTGGCGTTCATGTCGTTCTCGGCCTCGGTGGCGCGTGTCTTCAGTTCGCGCTGGATCTGCTTCCAGTCCGCGACCGCCGTTCCGAAGCTGGAGAAGTTCACCGCGACCAGGTCGCTGTAGGTGAGCTGAGACTCCTTCATCCCCCGCCCTCTCGTCTCGGCCCGGTCGGCTCAGTGCAGCAGTCGGGAGATCTGCGAGGGCGGCAGTTCCTTTCCGTCCTTGCCGAGAATCTGCGCGCCGATCTTCCGGTCCTCCTCGCCCTGGTACTCCTTGGAGAAGTCCAGGTGGTTGGAGATGTGGGCGCACCCTTGCAGCACTGTGTTCACCTGGGATGTCCAGAACTTCGCCGTGCGGCCCAGTTCCGCCCCCAGCAGGAACGAGTGGGCCTTGAGTTGCGAAGCGGCGCGTTCGGTCGCGCCGGCGCCTTTGCCGTCCGCACCACCGGAGAGGTCGGCTGACGTACGGAGCTTGCGCCAAAGTGTGTAGGCGGCATGCCCCACACGTCCGAGGTCGTCCCGTTCGAGGAGCAGCCATCCGGATCCGTCCATCCGACTACCGCCCCCTGGGCCGGTGTCCGGTGAAGTGGCCTGGTTGAGCTGCATCGCGGTCGAGTCCGTGCTGTCCGCACCGCTCTTGAGGGCGCTCCACTCCTGCTCGAAGGACATCCCGTCCATGACTCCGTCCGGTTCCAGGGCAAACAGGTACTACTGCGTGTCGTTCTACCGTTACGCAGCAGGATGTGCGGCGAGGGTAGTGGAACCTTCACTCCATGGGGAGAGGAGTCGGGTACTCCGGGTGACGACCGTCGCGGCATCCATCGGGGCTCGCGGCTCCGTGTGTGCTCCCGGTCCCCCTGGAATCAATCGGGCTTGGAACACAGGGAGCGAAGACCAGTGCAAACACGCGAACACTCAGCGACGCGACGATGTCTCACCAGAGGCCGTACGAGTGACGCGTAGGCTCTGCCAAGGTGGAAGCGGCCCCGCCAAGATCAGCGAGGCGGACGGAAAGCGTGGCCTGCGCCAGTCTCTCCGGCAGGGCGACTCCGAACTTGAGGCCCCGCACGGCACGTCCGTCCACCGCTGGGAGACTGAGACCGCTGAGGGCGTCGCTCTTGGCCGCTTCCCACTCCTCCCTGGTGATGTCTTCGCGGAGCCGGACGTATGCGTCTGTAGGTCGCTGCAACGGGTCAGCCACTTGGCCCAATGACGCCGCAAGCGTCGCGTTTGCCCGTTGACCTGCCCAGGTCCACCATCGGACGTTGGTGTCACGACCACCGCGTCGGATGACGCTACCTGTCGGATCAACGTGATCAACATGCCTCTGACGGGCCTGATGGAGCGCATCAACAGCTCGCCGTGTCAATGGGATCGGCAGATCAGCCCCATTCAAGACGTCTCGCGCCGCCCGCGTGAGTTCGAACGAAAGCCCCCGGCAAAACCCTCCACCTGACCAGCGTGCCTTGCCACCCCCGTCAACGGGTTCGACGAAGCAGCGGCGTCGGGCCCAGTCGATGTGGGTGACCTGCCAGCTTCTCCCCGCAAGGAGTAGCCGCCGTGGTCCGGCCACCCGTTCGGTGAGAAGGGCTGGATCGGTCGTACCGATCTCCTTGCGCCCGAAGAGCACAGTGAATTCCGGCGCGGCCGTGAAGACGGCGGTCAGATCCATGAAATGCCGATATCCGAATCGCTGTTCTGCTTCAGGGCCGATGAACAGCATCCCGCCGTCCCGTTCCAGGTATCCCTGTTCGACGAGATGGCGCACGATCGGCTTGGCTGGGCGGCCGAAGGGGCCGACCCCACTCCACCAGCGCTGCCAGAGGTGCTCCCCCACTTGCTGTTCTTGGAGGCACAGAGCCAGAACTTGTTGCGCAACGATGTGGCGTGGCTCCGGCGGTGGTACGACTGGTTCGACCCACCCGCGCGACCACTGCAGCAGCAGCGCGCAAGCGGCGAGGAAGCCCTCGTCGTCCAGGGTGAGGAAGAGACTGTTGCGTCGTGTACCGGCGCGTCTGCCGGTTCTGCCGAGTCTCTGCAAGAAGGCGGCCACAGTAGCCGGCGCGTCGATCTGAATGACCCGGTCGAGATCGCCCACGTCGATCCCGAGTTCGAGTGTGCTCGTCGCGATGATGACGCAGTCGCGTGACTGAGCGAACGCGGTTTCGGCACGCCTGCGTTCATCGGTCGAGAGCGAGGCATGCGAGAGGTACGCGGTCACGCCCTTGGCCCGGAGCAATTCGCCGAGCTGCTCGACCTGTCGCCGTGACTCGCAGAAGACCAGACGCTTCTCACCATTGTGCAGAGCCCCGATGACTGTGGCGGCGTTGTCGAGCGATCCCACGTAGTCGAGCTGGATATCCGGAGCAGGCGCCGGGGACGAGTCCGGTTGCGTGAGATGGGGGGCAACGACCTCCGCGGGCCGGACACCGGTGCCCGATCCCTGGAGCCATTGCAAAAGGTCCTGTGGGTTTCCGACCGTTGCCGACAGGCCGACGCGTTGCAGCGGGCGGCCGATGGCGCACTGCAGGCGTTCGAGCACCGCCAGCAGGTGCCACCCCCTGTCGTCGCCCGCGAAAGCGTGTACCTCGTCGACAACGACCGCCTGCAGACCGCCGAAAAAGCCGCGATGGTCCACGTGGGTGCTGACGAGCATCGCTTCCAGCGATTCGGGAGTGGTCAGCAGGATGTCCGGACGCTCCCGGAGGATTCTACGGCGCGTGGTGTGGGATACGTCGCCGTGCCAGAGCGCGACGGAACGGCCGAGCCACCCCGCATACGTCTCCAGCCGCGGCAGGAGATTGTTGAGGAGCGCCTTGAGCGGACAGACGTAGAGCAGCGATGTACCGCGCCACTCCTTGCTTGCCATCGTGGACAGCAAGGGAAACGCCGCCGCTTCGGTCTTCCCTCCCGCCGTCGGCGCGAGAAGCAACGCGTCGCTTCCCTCGGTGAGTGGGGTGACAGCGGCCTGTTGGAAGTCTCGCAGCCGCCGCCAGCCGAGGGTGTTGACGATGTGATGCAGAACCACGGGGTGCAGCCGGTCGATGGCGTGCACGTCGGCGTCACTCACAGTTCAAGAGCGATGTCGTCGGCGTCCCGCGAGGCGGCGGTCACAGCGTTGCGCTCCACCTCCGTCATCTCGCCCGATGCGAGGGTGAGGTCATAATGCGTGCGGGGATCGAAGTCGGCGAACTGGTCGACCCGGTCGAGGACATCTGCCACGAGCTTCTTGAGGTAGAGCCGCGGCGCGATACCCACCTTGCCGCCCAGACTGCCCGCAAGAGCAGCGGCGAGATCCCGCACGTAGGTGTCATCCACGACGGCACGGATCCGGTCCTCCGCAGGGCTGTCGGCGGCGTAGACGTTCCGTACTCTGCTGCCGAGTTCTGTGAGACTTTCCAGCGAGAAGCCCGGAAGACGGAGTTGCACTGCCCTTGGGTTGTCGAACCGGGCGTCGGTGGTGAAGTCGGTCGCCAGGCGCTGCGTCAGAGGCGCGAGACGTTGGACGCCCTGCGGCCCTTCGAAGAAGGCCGGGGTACCGGTGATGAGGAGGTACAGGCCGGGGAAGCGCCCGGAGTGGACTTCGTCGATCAGTTGTCGCAGGGCGTTGAGTGCCTTGTCCCGCGCGTCCGAGCGCATCCGTTGGAGTGTCTCGACCTCGTCGAGAACCAGCAGCAGGCCGGGGTGGCCGGAGTCCCGGAGGACCGTCAGCAGCCCCTGCAGGAACCCCAGGGCTCCGAAGTGGTCCAGATTTCCGCGGACGCCGGCCCCGCGCCGCGTTGTCGCGGCGACGTGCGGCTGCCCGCCCAGCCAGGCGAGGATGCCTTCCGCTGTCGAATCGTCGTTCCCCTCCCTGGCCGCGCGGTAGCCACGCAGCGCGGTCGCGAACATGGGGGCGGTTCGAGAGACGTCAGCCAGTCGGTCGGCAAGCAGCGCGTCTGTTGCTTGCGCCAGCTCCGACTCCTCAGAACCGGCGGCCAGGGCGTCTTCCTCCAGGGCGTAGAACCATGCATCGATCAGTGACCTGAAGGCACTCGGTGGGAAGCTGGCGGTGGCAAGCCGCTCGGTCAGTCGGCGGTAGACCGTTTCCAACCGGTGCAGCGGGGTCTCGTTCTCGGAGATCTGTACCTCGGCCACGGCGAAGTCCCGCTGCTTGGCGCGTTCGGCGAGCCAGCGGGTGAAGAAGGTCTTGCCGGAGCCGTATTCGCCACGCACCGCTTTGAAGACCGCGGCTCCTGCCATACAGGTTTCGAGTTCGGCGTCGAGAGCCGTCTCGAAGCGGCCGAGTCCGACGGCGAGGTGACCGAGGCCGGTCTCGGGCACGGCGCCGCGGCGTAGTGCGTCGATCAGGCGGCGGCGTCGGTCGGGGCTGAGGGCATGCGGTTTCACGACCGGGTTCCTCCCGCCTTGTCCAATCCGAACTGCCGCCTCAGCAGCGGCAGGTCGAGACGCAGGGACCGGCCGTTGTCGGTCAAGGTGAGTACCTCGGCCTGGTCGTAGTTGAGGGCACGCTGAAGTGTGGCAGCGAAGCCGGAGGCACGGGAGGTGCGCTTTCCGGCCTGTTCGGCGACGGTGGTGACCGGGAGAATGCCGTGTGCCTCGACGAGGGCGCGGAGGGCGGCCGCGATGGTGTCGAACGTCTCCTTGCGCGGCAGGGAATCGATCTGGGCCTGCATGATGGGTGAGGCGCGCAGTTCCCCGACAAGCGCCTGTGCCGGCGAGTTGTCCGGGGAAGGCGGCGTCGGTTCGGGTGTCGGTGGCTGTTCGCCGGTTCCGTCGACCACTACATCATCGAGGGACACGAGCGCGCCTTGACCATGCTCCTCCTTCCGGGGCGCGCGCCGCGCCTCCGGTCGCC
It encodes the following:
- the brxD gene encoding BREX system ATP-binding protein BrxD yields the protein MKPHALSPDRRRRLIDALRRGAVPETGLGHLAVGLGRFETALDAELETCMAGAAVFKAVRGEYGSGKTFFTRWLAERAKQRDFAVAEVQISENETPLHRLETVYRRLTERLATASFPPSAFRSLIDAWFYALEEDALAAGSEESELAQATDALLADRLADVSRTAPMFATALRGYRAAREGNDDSTAEGILAWLGGQPHVAATTRRGAGVRGNLDHFGALGFLQGLLTVLRDSGHPGLLLVLDEVETLQRMRSDARDKALNALRQLIDEVHSGRFPGLYLLITGTPAFFEGPQGVQRLAPLTQRLATDFTTDARFDNPRAVQLRLPGFSLESLTELGSRVRNVYAADSPAEDRIRAVVDDTYVRDLAAALAGSLGGKVGIAPRLYLKKLVADVLDRVDQFADFDPRTHYDLTLASGEMTEVERNAVTAASRDADDIALEL
- a CDS encoding 50S ribosomal protein L25/general stress protein Ctc codes for the protein MADVSINATVRDEFGKGSARRLRREERVPAVIYGHGAEPVHVALPSYDMMMALKTPNVLINLDIEGKKQLVIPKAVQREAIRQFLVHVDLLVVKKGEKVQVEVPIHIEGELAPGQNLIEHVYNTLPVEAEATHIPESVTVSVEGMDVGDQVLAKDIALPGNTTLAIEGDETVISVLAAQAEEPSAEGEEGEGEEGAASAE
- a CDS encoding DEAD/DEAH box helicase, which translates into the protein MHAIDRLHPVVLHHIVNTLGWRRLRDFQQAAVTPLTEGSDALLLAPTAGGKTEAAAFPLLSTMASKEWRGTSLLYVCPLKALLNNLLPRLETYAGWLGRSVALWHGDVSHTTRRRILRERPDILLTTPESLEAMLVSTHVDHRGFFGGLQAVVVDEVHAFAGDDRGWHLLAVLERLQCAIGRPLQRVGLSATVGNPQDLLQWLQGSGTGVRPAEVVAPHLTQPDSSPAPAPDIQLDYVGSLDNAATVIGALHNGEKRLVFCESRRQVEQLGELLRAKGVTAYLSHASLSTDERRRAETAFAQSRDCVIIATSTLELGIDVGDLDRVIQIDAPATVAAFLQRLGRTGRRAGTRRNSLFLTLDDEGFLAACALLLQWSRGWVEPVVPPPEPRHIVAQQVLALCLQEQQVGEHLWQRWWSGVGPFGRPAKPIVRHLVEQGYLERDGGMLFIGPEAEQRFGYRHFMDLTAVFTAAPEFTVLFGRKEIGTTDPALLTERVAGPRRLLLAGRSWQVTHIDWARRRCFVEPVDGGGKARWSGGGFCRGLSFELTRAARDVLNGADLPIPLTRRAVDALHQARQRHVDHVDPTGSVIRRGGRDTNVRWWTWAGQRANATLAASLGQVADPLQRPTDAYVRLREDITREEWEAAKSDALSGLSLPAVDGRAVRGLKFGVALPERLAQATLSVRLADLGGAASTLAEPTRHSYGLW
- the pth gene encoding aminoacyl-tRNA hydrolase — its product is MPATTPWLIAGLGNPGPDYSGNRHNVGFIVADLLAGRTGGRFKSHKAGRAQVLEGRIGIPGTTSTRVVLAKPMSYMNVSGGPVKALLDFYGIGTDRLLVIHDELDIDYGALRLKFGGGDNGHNGLKSLTKLLGSDYYRVRFGVGRPPGRMQVADYVLKDFSSTERKELDYFVDRAADACESLITDGLDRAQSTYNT